A genomic region of Leptospira barantonii contains the following coding sequences:
- a CDS encoding LIC_10091 family lipoprotein gives MFHSKMIPFVLTGCIILTLSCKTPPPKDPWMVPPIEEDKKLFLAPLIVDEFDSKDLGGRHYPASNELRIDLFKPYIENLEGGYLGAGTDQNFTFIAWAKSKYAWLMDFDYTICLINRIHLLFFKLAPDPDSYRELWSRKNKQTSFELIKKEWEKDPEWPLIREAWEVAHRGKSDIPQRWNELDRTSQRFGLKTFIHSKEEYEYVRNMVLQGRIQILKGDINAEKSMRSVGERAARLNVPIRVVYLSNIEDYFSYTPGFRDNLLSLPTDEKGIVLRTMQNGTKEEYGSPDGEKIPVDYPLHYNVQALENLQDWMLLSGHLHKGILMQFRTPIQKGFSTIKSEPVEALK, from the coding sequence ATGTTTCATTCCAAAATGATCCCGTTCGTGTTAACGGGATGTATCATTCTTACCTTATCTTGTAAAACTCCTCCGCCAAAAGATCCGTGGATGGTTCCTCCTATCGAAGAGGATAAAAAACTTTTTCTCGCTCCTTTGATCGTCGATGAGTTTGATTCGAAGGATTTGGGGGGAAGACATTATCCCGCATCCAACGAACTTAGAATCGATCTTTTCAAACCTTACATCGAAAATCTGGAAGGCGGTTATTTAGGAGCGGGTACCGATCAAAACTTTACGTTTATTGCATGGGCAAAAAGTAAATACGCATGGTTGATGGATTTCGATTACACGATTTGTTTAATCAATCGGATTCATCTTTTATTTTTTAAACTCGCACCCGATCCGGATTCTTACCGCGAACTTTGGTCTCGCAAAAATAAACAGACATCGTTCGAACTGATCAAGAAAGAATGGGAAAAAGATCCCGAATGGCCTTTGATTCGCGAGGCTTGGGAAGTGGCACATAGGGGAAAATCCGATATTCCACAAAGATGGAACGAACTCGATCGTACTTCTCAGAGATTCGGTCTAAAGACTTTCATTCATTCCAAGGAAGAATACGAGTATGTTCGAAACATGGTTCTTCAAGGGAGAATTCAAATTCTTAAAGGTGATATCAACGCCGAAAAAAGTATGAGATCCGTTGGCGAAAGAGCCGCGCGACTGAACGTTCCGATTCGAGTTGTATATCTTTCAAACATCGAAGATTATTTTTCTTATACGCCCGGTTTCAGAGATAACCTCCTAAGCTTGCCCACGGACGAAAAAGGAATCGTACTCAGAACGATGCAAAACGGAACCAAGGAAGAATACGGATCGCCGGACGGCGAAAAAATTCCGGTAGATTATCCTTTGCACTACAACGTTCAAGCTCTGGAGAATCTCCAAGATTGGATGTTGTTATCCGGTCATCTTCATAAGGGAATTCTAATGCAGTTTAGAACCCCGATTCAAAAAGGATTTTCAACGATCAAAAGCGAACCCGTAGAAGCCTTAAAATGA